A genomic region of Thermodesulfobium narugense DSM 14796 contains the following coding sequences:
- a CDS encoding class I SAM-dependent RNA methyltransferase has product MQFLPIKFEKIVSSGRALGRNCGKVVFCYGVLPGEVAEVRFVREKKDYIEAELVNIIEPSRFRILPKENHYLSCSPWQTIDYEYQIELKKGIIEEGLFQTIRKQIKLGSFYKAKNIYGYRTKIEYRFENTNSNLNYAFYKRGTKDLVILENGCKLIDDRVNYIAYSLLDYITSLDIDKRALDKIVFRNNTNGLVLGIIYLSNKSDILTIPKIENLAGLVIDGANSRQIFGQEFLEQDLLGTKIKYGYDCFFQNNIELFSKVLEIIRNEINSARKIVDLYSGVGSIGLSLRDLADKVVLIESFRNSNLYSIKNIKALGAKNVVPILSNSETISKDILQESDVVILDPPRDGAKKILLDKLLKNLPKKICYLSCNPITLGRDLSFLLKKYDLKKIYGFDFFPNTVHAEVLAFLER; this is encoded by the coding sequence GTGCAGTTTTTACCTATAAAATTTGAAAAGATTGTTAGCTCTGGCAGAGCTCTTGGGAGAAATTGCGGCAAAGTAGTATTCTGTTATGGAGTTTTGCCTGGTGAGGTCGCTGAGGTAAGGTTTGTAAGGGAGAAGAAAGACTACATTGAAGCAGAGCTTGTAAATATAATTGAGCCATCTAGGTTTAGAATTCTTCCGAAAGAAAATCATTATCTAAGCTGCTCACCCTGGCAGACTATAGACTATGAGTATCAAATAGAACTGAAAAAAGGCATTATTGAGGAAGGATTATTTCAAACAATTAGAAAGCAGATCAAGCTTGGCTCTTTTTATAAGGCTAAAAATATATATGGTTATAGAACAAAGATCGAATACAGATTTGAAAATACTAACTCTAATTTGAATTATGCTTTTTATAAGAGAGGGACAAAGGATCTTGTGATTCTTGAAAATGGATGCAAACTAATAGACGATAGAGTAAATTATATTGCGTACAGTCTTTTAGATTATATAACCTCTTTAGATATAGATAAAAGAGCTCTAGACAAAATTGTTTTTAGAAATAACACAAATGGTTTAGTGTTAGGGATAATTTATTTAAGCAATAAAAGTGATATATTAACAATACCTAAAATTGAAAATTTGGCTGGCCTTGTCATTGATGGTGCAAATAGTAGGCAAATATTTGGTCAGGAATTTTTAGAGCAGGATCTTTTGGGAACCAAGATTAAATATGGTTATGATTGTTTTTTTCAGAACAACATTGAACTTTTTTCTAAGGTATTAGAGATTATTAGAAACGAGATTAATAGTGCGAGAAAAATAGTAGATTTATATTCTGGAGTTGGATCTATAGGACTTAGTCTAAGAGATCTAGCAGATAAGGTAGTTTTAATAGAGTCTTTTAGAAATTCGAACCTTTATTCAATTAAGAATATAAAAGCGCTTGGTGCAAAAAATGTGGTGCCTATTTTATCTAACTCTGAAACAATTAGTAAAGATATTTTGCAAGAATCTGACGTTGTTATCCTTGATCCGCCTAGAGATGGTGCTAAGAAAATACTTTTAGATAAATTATTAAAAAACTTGCCAAAAAAGATTTGTTATCTTTCGTGTAATCCTATAACTCTTGGTAGAGATCTTTCCTTTTTATTGAAAAAGTATGATTTAAAAAAGATTTACGGTTTTGATTTCTTTCCTAATACAGTTCACGCTGAGGTTCTGGCTTTTCTCGAAAGATAA
- the flhA gene encoding flagellar biosynthesis protein FlhA, producing the protein MSAIFSRTETVLAGLIMLILGIMMIPLPPTLMDVLLSLNISLSIVTLMVTLSVKTPLDFSVFPTLILIMTIFRISLEIAATRLILLHAFAGEVINSFGTFVVGGNYVVGLIIFLILIVIQYLVITSGATRTAEVAARFTLDSMPGKQMGIDADLNAGLINEEQARERRKNIQREADFYGSMDGASKFVRGDAISAIVIMFINIIGGFIIGIIQHNMNIDQALSTYTLLTVGEGLVSQIPALLLSTSTGIIITRASSKDGLGTDTFTQLVAQPSAILFAALIMLIMGMIPGLPKLPFFILALFFGFVGYYFIQRAKKEEIIEEETQVEAPVTLPPVEIDPSILRVETLELEMGYALVQLADVSRGEGILHRLALTRRKLSEEMGFIIPPIRVRDNLQLNSTRYQIKIRGNIVAFGDAYPNKLLAMPPAGQEITISGIRVKEPVFGLNAVWIDLEQKEVAELSGYTVVDPSSVIVTHMTEVIKANAVLILGRQETSVLIENLKSTHPVLVEEVIPELLSIGDVQKILHALLSEGISIRDMVTIFEALADNARQLRDVTSLTEAVRKRLGKAITQMYEDSPGEISAIVIDANLESEIYSSLAENKVLDNQFAQTVVNSITTSIQEALSQGKRFVILTTSRIRPHIRALTLRALPRIPIMSFEELDPGVKLKVIGTIRK; encoded by the coding sequence ATGAGCGCAATCTTTTCTCGAACTGAAACTGTTCTTGCAGGATTGATTATGCTAATTTTGGGAATCATGATGATTCCATTGCCCCCCACCTTAATGGACGTTCTGCTTTCTCTTAACATTTCACTTTCGATCGTTACTCTTATGGTAACGCTAAGCGTTAAGACTCCTCTTGATTTTTCTGTCTTTCCAACACTAATTTTGATAATGACAATATTTAGAATTTCTTTAGAGATAGCTGCTACCAGACTAATATTGCTGCATGCCTTTGCGGGCGAGGTGATAAATTCTTTTGGGACATTTGTGGTTGGTGGAAACTATGTGGTTGGCCTTATTATATTTTTAATTCTTATAGTTATTCAATATTTGGTTATTACAAGCGGTGCTACGCGTACGGCTGAAGTAGCAGCAAGATTTACATTGGATTCTATGCCAGGGAAACAGATGGGTATCGATGCAGATCTTAATGCTGGCCTGATAAATGAAGAACAAGCAAGGGAAAGAAGGAAAAATATCCAAAGAGAAGCGGACTTTTATGGTAGTATGGACGGTGCATCAAAGTTTGTGAGAGGGGATGCTATATCTGCGATTGTAATTATGTTTATTAACATAATAGGTGGTTTTATTATAGGTATAATACAGCATAATATGAATATCGATCAGGCGCTTAGCACTTACACGCTTCTGACTGTAGGAGAAGGACTTGTTTCTCAGATTCCGGCACTTCTCTTGTCTACTTCTACGGGAATAATAATAACAAGGGCATCAAGTAAGGATGGCTTGGGGACTGATACGTTTACTCAGTTGGTAGCTCAGCCTTCAGCTATTCTCTTTGCTGCCTTGATAATGTTAATAATGGGAATGATTCCGGGACTTCCAAAATTGCCCTTTTTCATACTTGCCCTTTTCTTTGGTTTTGTAGGGTATTACTTTATACAAAGGGCTAAAAAGGAAGAAATTATTGAGGAGGAAACTCAAGTAGAAGCGCCAGTTACCCTTCCTCCTGTAGAGATTGATCCCTCAATTCTAAGAGTTGAAACACTGGAACTTGAAATGGGTTATGCACTGGTTCAGCTAGCTGACGTAAGTAGAGGAGAGGGGATCCTTCACAGATTAGCTCTTACTAGAAGAAAGCTTTCAGAAGAGATGGGTTTCATTATCCCACCAATTAGAGTAAGGGATAATCTTCAACTTAATTCTACAAGGTATCAGATTAAAATAAGGGGTAATATTGTAGCGTTTGGAGATGCTTATCCAAATAAACTACTTGCTATGCCTCCAGCTGGTCAAGAAATTACTATAAGTGGAATAAGAGTTAAAGAGCCAGTTTTTGGGCTCAACGCAGTTTGGATAGACCTAGAACAAAAAGAAGTTGCTGAACTATCAGGTTACACTGTAGTTGACCCATCTTCGGTAATTGTAACTCATATGACGGAAGTTATAAAAGCTAATGCTGTCTTAATCTTAGGTAGGCAAGAAACTTCCGTACTTATTGAGAATTTAAAGTCTACTCATCCGGTACTTGTTGAAGAGGTAATTCCGGAACTATTGTCAATTGGAGACGTTCAGAAGATTTTGCACGCTCTATTAAGTGAGGGTATATCTATTAGAGATATGGTTACAATTTTTGAAGCTCTTGCTGATAATGCCAGACAGTTAAGAGACGTAACCTCACTTACTGAAGCTGTGAGAAAAAGGTTGGGCAAAGCTATTACTCAGATGTATGAGGATTCTCCTGGAGAAATTAGTGCAATTGTTATAGATGCCAATCTTGAAAGCGAAATTTATTCTAGTTTAGCTGAAAATAAAGTTCTTGATAATCAATTTGCTCAAACTGTTGTAAACAGTATTACCACGTCAATACAGGAAGCCTTATCTCAGGGCAAAAGGTTTGTAATTTTGACTACTTCTAGAATAAGACCTCACATTAGAGCGCTTACGCTTAGGGCGTTGCCAAGAATACCAATAATGTCTTTTGAGGAACTTGATCCTGGTGTAAAACTTAAAGTTATTGGGACAATTAGGAAATAG
- the fliG gene encoding flagellar motor switch protein FliG, which yields MKGQRFTNRQKAAALLLQLGPNEAANVLKHLSDEDVELLTLEIAGLGKIDTSEVDEVLEEAFQTMYAKEIAARGGVNYAKELLEKAFGPEKAQEILTRLSSSLQVRPFEIARKADARQLLNFLQNEHPQTIALVLAHLKPEQAGTILSELPPAIQSDVSFRLATMDRTSPDIIREVESVLERKLSTIVSQDFTEVGGIQTLAQILSRSGRAVEKSVLEALDEKDPELAENVRKLMFTFDDIVNLDDRSIQVVLREVDSKDLSVALKGSSEEVKERILKNLSQRAAQMLKEELEYMGPVRLKQVEEAQSKVVAIIRRLEEAGTIVISRGGEDEIVY from the coding sequence ATGAAAGGTCAACGTTTTACGAATAGACAGAAGGCTGCTGCGCTTCTTTTGCAACTTGGCCCAAATGAGGCAGCTAACGTCTTAAAACATCTTTCTGATGAAGATGTTGAGCTTTTGACTCTTGAGATTGCAGGTCTTGGAAAGATAGATACCAGTGAAGTGGATGAAGTTTTGGAAGAGGCATTTCAGACTATGTATGCCAAAGAGATTGCTGCAAGAGGAGGGGTAAACTACGCTAAGGAACTTCTCGAAAAGGCGTTTGGTCCAGAAAAGGCTCAAGAAATTTTGACCAGACTTTCTTCTTCGCTTCAGGTAAGGCCCTTTGAGATCGCAAGAAAAGCTGATGCAAGACAGCTTTTGAACTTTCTTCAAAACGAGCATCCACAAACAATTGCACTTGTCCTTGCTCATCTAAAGCCAGAACAGGCAGGGACGATCCTAAGCGAATTACCTCCTGCTATTCAATCCGACGTATCTTTTAGATTGGCAACAATGGATAGAACTTCGCCAGATATCATACGTGAAGTTGAGAGCGTGCTTGAAAGAAAACTTTCTACTATTGTTAGTCAGGATTTTACAGAAGTTGGAGGGATTCAGACTTTGGCACAGATTCTTTCCAGATCTGGTAGGGCCGTTGAAAAATCAGTTTTAGAGGCATTAGATGAAAAGGACCCAGAATTGGCTGAAAATGTAAGAAAATTGATGTTTACTTTTGATGATATTGTAAATCTTGACGACCGTTCGATACAGGTTGTTTTAAGGGAGGTTGATTCTAAGGATCTTAGCGTTGCTCTAAAGGGTAGTTCTGAAGAGGTAAAGGAGAGAATTTTGAAAAATCTTTCACAAAGAGCTGCGCAGATGTTAAAAGAGGAGTTGGAATATATGGGGCCTGTTAGATTAAAGCAGGTAGAAGAAGCACAAAGTAAAGTTGTAGCAATAATTAGGAGACTTGAAGAAGCTGGCACGATAGTCATCTCGCGTGGCGGAGAAGATGAGATTGTCTACTAA
- the fliF gene encoding flagellar basal-body MS-ring/collar protein FliF: protein MDRVRALFFSLRDRFLALSPTRRFLLLSGVSLVFILFVFGSLFLFKPQMAPLFTHLSSSDGAAIVAKLKEQKIPYELKDSGTTILVPKDKVYELRLSLAAQGLPEGSGVGFEIFDKNNLFTTDFTQRVDYVRALQGELARTISQINGVEGARVHIVLPKTGVFVSQDIPASASVMLNLKPGQSISEKETEAIAFLVSRAVEGLKPENVTIMDTRGELLSADLNFNKSGLSQREFDIKRKYESEVQRKIQTMLDTMLGPGKSVVRVSAELNLASSEVKKITYSPVVGQNGIVISSKVTTDTSKSQNTTPQTPSATVPQGIPSYQTPAPTSSSSSRKTEEITNYDVNKQEEMIKNPSGDIKRLTVSVIVDGTPQTVNLQALTAAVSNAAGILPQRGDSVDVQAMPFDRTYQQKELQAMQQAQLMDTIKSIAMWVAIVIAAIIAIIFLRRTIASLKKSQEQRGAQILDATVGAEGIIHEKPLTPEELARKKARDEVERLAKEKPSEVANLIKTWLREE, encoded by the coding sequence ATGGATAGAGTTCGCGCGCTCTTTTTTAGCTTGCGTGATAGGTTTTTGGCGCTGTCACCAACGAGGCGCTTTTTGCTTTTATCAGGGGTATCTCTTGTCTTTATTTTATTTGTATTTGGTTCTTTGTTCCTTTTTAAGCCTCAGATGGCGCCGCTTTTTACTCATCTTTCCTCAAGTGATGGGGCAGCTATTGTAGCGAAGCTTAAAGAGCAGAAGATTCCATACGAATTAAAAGATTCTGGGACAACTATTTTGGTGCCCAAGGATAAGGTTTATGAGCTAAGGCTTTCTTTGGCTGCTCAGGGCCTTCCAGAAGGTTCTGGGGTTGGCTTTGAGATATTTGACAAGAACAACCTTTTTACTACAGATTTTACTCAAAGAGTTGATTATGTCAGGGCGCTTCAAGGCGAGCTTGCGAGAACTATTTCTCAGATAAACGGCGTAGAAGGTGCGAGAGTTCATATTGTACTGCCTAAAACTGGAGTTTTTGTTTCTCAAGACATACCTGCCTCTGCTTCAGTTATGTTAAATCTAAAACCAGGCCAGAGTATTTCTGAAAAGGAGACTGAAGCTATAGCTTTTTTAGTTTCGAGAGCCGTTGAAGGATTAAAACCGGAAAACGTAACTATTATGGATACAAGGGGAGAACTTCTTTCAGCAGATCTTAATTTTAATAAATCTGGACTTTCTCAAAGAGAGTTTGACATAAAAAGAAAATATGAGAGCGAAGTTCAGAGAAAAATACAAACAATGCTGGATACAATGCTTGGTCCTGGGAAATCTGTAGTTAGGGTTTCTGCTGAATTGAATTTGGCCTCTTCGGAGGTTAAGAAAATAACTTATTCACCTGTAGTAGGCCAAAATGGAATTGTTATATCCAGCAAAGTTACTACTGATACTTCGAAAAGTCAAAACACTACACCTCAAACACCTTCAGCAACAGTTCCTCAAGGCATACCTTCGTATCAGACTCCAGCTCCAACCTCTTCATCATCGAGCAGAAAAACAGAGGAGATTACAAATTATGACGTAAACAAGCAGGAGGAAATGATAAAGAATCCATCAGGGGATATTAAAAGGCTGACTGTTTCGGTAATTGTTGACGGAACGCCTCAAACTGTAAATCTTCAGGCACTAACTGCGGCAGTGTCTAACGCTGCGGGCATATTGCCTCAAAGAGGTGATAGCGTGGACGTCCAGGCAATGCCCTTTGACAGGACATATCAACAAAAAGAGCTTCAGGCAATGCAACAAGCACAACTGATGGATACTATAAAAAGCATTGCTATGTGGGTTGCGATAGTTATTGCTGCTATAATAGCAATTATATTTTTAAGAAGAACTATAGCTTCTTTGAAAAAGAGTCAGGAGCAAAGAGGTGCACAAATTCTTGATGCGACGGTAGGAGCTGAAGGAATTATCCATGAAAAACCTCTTACTCCTGAAGAGTTAGCAAGAAAAAAGGCAAGAGATGAGGTTGAAAGGCTTGCGAAAGAAAAACCATCAGAGGTTGCTAACCTCATAAAGACTTGGTTAAGAGAGGAATAA
- a CDS encoding flagellar hook-basal body complex protein FliE, with protein MKPVEPINPNITPINLTGKSEPTSNFKDALMDFLGNVNSSLKEGDRAAEQLAAGKIDLPTALIKQEDAVLSMQLLMSVRSELIGAYQDLSRIIT; from the coding sequence ATGAAGCCTGTAGAACCTATTAACCCAAATATAACGCCAATTAATTTAACAGGGAAATCTGAGCCTACTTCAAACTTCAAGGATGCCTTGATGGATTTTTTGGGAAATGTAAATTCATCTCTTAAAGAAGGGGATCGTGCTGCGGAACAGCTTGCAGCAGGCAAAATCGATCTTCCCACGGCTCTTATAAAACAAGAGGACGCAGTTCTTTCTATGCAACTTTTAATGAGCGTGAGAAGCGAGCTTATAGGGGCATATCAGGATCTGTCTAGAATAATTACATAA
- the flgC gene encoding flagellar basal body rod protein FlgC — protein MFLRTLEIAGSGLTAQRLKMDVAANNLANAYSNVKDKNGQIFKRQIVELQESTGKDGSFLGVKVAGIISDNSPPRMVYDPGNPEANADGYVEYPNVNPIREMVSLINASRSYEADLNVVSATKSMIGQTLDELK, from the coding sequence GTGTTCTTAAGAACTTTGGAGATTGCAGGTTCAGGGTTGACAGCTCAAAGGCTAAAGATGGATGTGGCTGCAAATAACCTTGCAAATGCATATAGCAACGTGAAGGACAAAAACGGCCAGATATTTAAAAGGCAAATAGTAGAATTACAGGAATCTACGGGAAAAGATGGCAGTTTCCTTGGAGTAAAGGTAGCGGGTATTATAAGCGATAATTCGCCACCTAGAATGGTTTATGACCCTGGTAACCCTGAGGCAAACGCTGATGGATATGTCGAATACCCAAACGTTAATCCCATTCGTGAAATGGTATCTTTGATTAATGCTTCTCGATCTTATGAGGCAGATCTTAACGTTGTTAGCGCTACTAAATCCATGATAGGTCAAACTCTGGATGAACTGAAATGA
- the fliW gene encoding flagellar assembly protein FliW: MQKKDEINNETGIIKFPRGVYGFEGEKNFKISIPDKSMPLAYLQEISSNLRFIVVDAFSVFKDYDVVIEKYDADAINLEKEEDAIVLCIVNMKNPVQDSTVNLLAPLVINKKNKVGIQIIMDKSSYSVEEPLFLATKSSS, translated from the coding sequence ATGCAAAAAAAAGATGAGATTAATAATGAGACAGGAATTATAAAATTCCCACGGGGGGTATACGGTTTTGAAGGGGAAAAGAATTTTAAGATATCGATCCCAGATAAGTCAATGCCTTTAGCTTATTTGCAAGAGATCTCTTCTAATTTGAGATTTATAGTTGTTGATGCTTTTAGCGTGTTTAAAGATTATGACGTTGTTATAGAAAAATATGATGCTGATGCAATAAATCTTGAAAAGGAAGAAGATGCTATAGTTCTTTGTATAGTAAATATGAAAAATCCTGTTCAGGATTCTACTGTCAACCTGCTAGCTCCGCTTGTTATCAACAAGAAGAACAAAGTTGGAATCCAAATCATAATGGATAAGTCTTCCTATTCTGTTGAAGAGCCGCTGTTTTTAGCGACAAAGAGCAGTAGTTAA
- the flgL gene encoding flagellar hook-associated protein FlgL: MSRVTMNMMINQFNSDLNNQLISIAKDSYELSSGNAIQLPQDNPVSNNYIMSFKEKINGINNYQNNITAGQSILNSTDSALTSISTILNNANTIALQGANVTNQDSLASLEKSVEALKQSLLSVANTSVGNTYIFAGSKSSSAPFSLDSNGNVVYLGDSASINYSVEPGATTTVNIDGTQLLPIFKALDNLQLALKSGNQVTISNTVSDIQNAIKTVNDLQSIVGSRQNMMQYLSNYYSNALTNYNSILANYQDVDFPTVVTDYATRQTAYQAALKVGAQILPQSLVNYLQ, from the coding sequence ATGTCTAGAGTAACTATGAATATGATGATCAATCAGTTTAATTCTGATTTAAATAACCAGTTGATTTCTATTGCAAAAGATTCTTATGAACTTTCTTCTGGGAATGCAATTCAGCTTCCTCAGGACAATCCCGTTTCCAATAACTACATTATGAGCTTTAAAGAAAAGATTAATGGAATAAATAACTACCAGAACAACATTACTGCAGGTCAATCTATTTTGAACTCAACTGATTCTGCCCTTACTTCTATTTCTACAATTCTTAATAATGCTAATACTATTGCTCTTCAGGGTGCAAACGTAACCAATCAAGATTCTCTGGCTTCTTTGGAAAAAAGCGTGGAAGCGTTAAAGCAGTCACTTCTTTCTGTGGCTAATACATCTGTTGGGAATACATATATATTTGCAGGTTCTAAAAGTTCTAGCGCTCCTTTTTCTCTGGATTCGAATGGCAACGTCGTTTATTTAGGCGATTCAGCTTCTATAAATTATTCTGTAGAACCTGGCGCAACTACTACAGTAAATATTGATGGCACTCAATTGCTCCCTATTTTTAAAGCCCTTGATAACCTTCAATTGGCGCTTAAGTCGGGAAATCAAGTAACCATATCAAATACTGTTTCTGACATACAAAATGCTATTAAAACAGTAAACGATCTTCAATCAATTGTGGGTTCTAGACAAAATATGATGCAGTATTTGTCTAATTATTATTCTAACGCCCTTACAAACTACAACTCCATTCTTGCTAATTATCAGGATGTAGATTTTCCAACTGTAGTTACGGATTATGCTACACGACAAACTGCATATCAGGCAGCATTAAAAGTTGGAGCCCAAATACTGCCTCAATCGCTTGTAAATTACTTACAGTAA
- the flgK gene encoding flagellar hook-associated protein FlgK, which yields MSTISSFLGLQIAQSALASNQLAMDVTGHNVANANTASYSRQSPVFVQNTPLSYPTSGEVGTGVNISTIKRYRDSFIDAQLRNASSLQSYYDTSSTLLQQVQTALAEPSNIGLQTSLQNFFSAFQSLANNPSDLSTRQLVISDSQNLIFSYQSLYNGLIDLRNQLSSSLSTLATNVNTIAQNIYTLNKQIAVVNASGQQPNDLLDQRDNLVDQLAKLVNVSYTTDQSGNLLVSIGGHSLVSTAGYDSLTVIPDTSNPSDPNDPTSQPMSKLVWSSDGMNANVSGGQIGATLDMRDINLVNYLNQLNSQATSLMSAVNYLNSQGYPLNSTYLVSDISPTLNFFTGNSITTMGIDSRIINNPALIGASSTGGSGDGEIAQAIANLQNEPIYGFPVNQTSVSGSVLPVQYLSSTGYNLSSANIDVGSSGIYNLDFSNATTAQRTLTIQLGGLPSQSIIIDQNNFGSLANLISDINSKIMANSALTSPPHAIEDSPSTLNLALGSATQAQRTLTVNGVNITADAANYNSVNDLINDINTQIAASSLSGHVQAYNDGGLLGFKVIDSSTSSLSVSGDTSGLLGFSSVGVQNANSTPLIQAYQDGNLLAFKLVDNYQGSTPIQDANFKGSSFIASGLQALAFPTAIGSALTFPLNIATTSNATLNFTLNNASSPTTISIPTGTYTNINSLVSAWNTALGSSSLKGQVYAESINGNLAFYTPNLGISSLTVTGDGTQGFDSTGITNSAQADSNLYNFAMYGATANGVDPRSRTLTVMLTNNLTGQVTTSNIYLPSGNYSNASAIASKLNSIYGSSGMPLYGITVGTDGESLTFVTSNPNQSIRVLGEYSSALGFKNYDGSFTVANAYISMTSNIGTQGQQATTNYTNQSNVVTLLQNQQQSVQGVSMDEEMTNLIQYQTAYSASARVINAINSMLDKLINSTG from the coding sequence ATGAGTACAATTTCGTCGTTTTTAGGTCTTCAAATTGCACAAAGTGCCCTTGCTTCCAATCAACTTGCAATGGACGTTACTGGGCATAACGTTGCAAACGCAAATACTGCTAGTTATTCTCGCCAGTCGCCAGTGTTTGTTCAAAATACTCCCTTAAGCTATCCCACATCGGGGGAAGTTGGCACTGGAGTTAACATATCTACTATAAAAAGATATAGGGATAGTTTTATAGACGCACAGCTTAGAAATGCAAGCAGTTTGCAATCATATTATGACACTTCATCTACCTTGCTTCAACAAGTTCAAACTGCGCTTGCAGAGCCAAGTAATATCGGTCTTCAAACTAGTTTGCAAAACTTTTTTAGTGCCTTTCAATCACTTGCAAACAATCCGTCCGATTTGTCTACCAGACAGCTAGTTATATCTGATTCACAGAACCTTATCTTTTCTTATCAAAGTCTTTACAACGGTCTGATAGATTTGAGAAATCAGCTCAGCAGTAGCCTTTCTACTCTTGCTACAAACGTTAATACAATTGCACAAAATATCTATACCTTAAATAAGCAAATTGCAGTGGTTAATGCAAGTGGTCAACAACCAAACGACTTATTGGATCAAAGAGACAATTTGGTTGATCAGCTTGCTAAGTTGGTGAACGTTAGTTATACTACCGATCAGTCGGGAAATTTGTTGGTCTCTATTGGAGGACATTCTTTGGTTTCTACTGCGGGTTACGACTCGCTTACTGTTATTCCTGATACATCAAATCCATCAGACCCAAACGATCCCACATCTCAACCTATGTCAAAATTAGTTTGGTCAAGCGATGGCATGAACGCTAACGTTTCTGGAGGTCAGATAGGTGCTACTTTAGACATGAGGGATATTAACCTTGTAAACTATCTTAATCAGCTTAATTCTCAGGCAACATCTCTTATGTCAGCTGTAAATTATTTGAATTCACAGGGATATCCACTCAATTCTACGTATCTAGTTAGCGATATAAGCCCAACGCTAAACTTCTTTACAGGAAATAGCATTACAACTATGGGTATAGATTCAAGAATTATAAATAATCCAGCTTTAATTGGTGCTTCTTCTACAGGTGGAAGTGGAGACGGCGAGATAGCTCAAGCTATTGCAAATTTACAAAATGAACCCATTTATGGTTTTCCTGTTAATCAGACAAGCGTTTCTGGCTCTGTCTTACCAGTTCAATATCTTAGTTCTACGGGATATAACCTCTCAAGCGCAAATATAGATGTAGGTTCTAGCGGGATTTATAACCTGGATTTTTCTAACGCAACTACGGCTCAGAGAACTCTTACTATCCAGTTGGGAGGGCTTCCTTCTCAGAGCATCATAATAGATCAAAATAATTTTGGTAGCCTTGCAAATTTAATTAGCGATATAAATTCTAAAATAATGGCTAATAGCGCTCTGACATCGCCCCCTCATGCAATAGAGGACTCGCCTTCGACTTTGAATCTTGCTTTGGGATCAGCAACTCAGGCGCAAAGGACACTAACTGTAAATGGCGTTAATATAACTGCTGATGCTGCTAATTACAACTCAGTTAATGATTTAATTAACGATATAAATACCCAGATAGCCGCATCTTCTCTTTCTGGCCATGTCCAGGCTTACAATGATGGTGGTCTTTTGGGGTTTAAGGTTATAGATTCTTCGACCTCATCTCTTTCTGTTTCGGGTGATACAAGCGGTCTATTGGGATTTAGCTCTGTTGGAGTCCAAAATGCAAATTCTACGCCACTTATACAGGCATATCAGGATGGCAATCTTTTAGCATTTAAATTGGTAGATAATTATCAAGGCTCTACTCCAATACAGGATGCTAATTTTAAGGGTTCATCCTTCATTGCTTCTGGGCTTCAAGCACTAGCTTTTCCTACTGCTATAGGAAGCGCTCTAACTTTTCCTCTTAACATAGCTACAACAAGCAATGCAACGCTTAACTTTACGCTTAACAATGCTTCAAGTCCTACGACCATTAGCATACCCACTGGGACTTATACTAACATAAATAGCCTTGTGAGTGCCTGGAACACTGCTCTTGGCTCATCATCACTGAAGGGACAGGTTTATGCAGAAAGCATTAATGGAAACCTTGCTTTCTATACTCCAAATCTTGGCATTTCATCCCTAACGGTTACTGGAGATGGTACTCAAGGTTTTGACTCTACAGGCATTACTAATTCTGCTCAAGCTGATAGCAATCTATATAATTTTGCGATGTACGGAGCTACCGCAAACGGCGTAGATCCAAGATCAAGAACTTTGACGGTGATGTTAACAAATAATCTGACAGGGCAGGTAACTACAAGTAACATTTATTTGCCTTCGGGCAATTATTCTAATGCCAGTGCTATTGCAAGTAAATTAAATTCTATTTATGGCTCGAGCGGTATGCCATTGTATGGCATTACGGTTGGGACAGACGGGGAATCTTTAACTTTTGTTACATCTAATCCCAATCAATCGATAAGAGTCCTTGGTGAGTATTCATCTGCGCTGGGTTTCAAAAATTATGACGGTTCTTTTACGGTAGCAAATGCATATATTAGTATGACAAGTAATATTGGTACTCAAGGACAGCAAGCAACTACAAATTATACAAACCAAAGTAACGTTGTTACCCTTTTGCAAAATCAACAACAAAGTGTGCAGGGCGTGAGTATGGATGAAGAGATGACCAATCTTATCCAATACCAAACAGCTTACTCAGCTAGCGCAAGGGTTATAAATGCAATTAATTCTATGTTGGATAAACTTATAAACTCAACAGGTTAG